A single Sylvia atricapilla isolate bSylAtr1 chromosome 11, bSylAtr1.pri, whole genome shotgun sequence DNA region contains:
- the CHDH gene encoding choline dehydrogenase, mitochondrial has product MSHLMKGFKCHSPVMCKVAGSLFRIHTLKNTLRINEQQFKISRASSQLSSEKANSYNYIIVGAGSAGCVLANRLTEDPQSTVLLLEAGPKDTLLGSKRLMWKIHMPAALTYNLCDEKYNWYYHTTAQRHMDNRVMYWPRGRVWGGSSSLNAMVYVRGHAEDYNRWSRQGALGWDYEHCLPYFKKAQTHELGPDQYRGGNGPLHVSRGKSNHPLHQAFLEAAQQAGYPFTDDMNGYQQEGFGWMDMTIHQGQRWSTASAYLRPAISRPNFSVAEKTLVTKILFQGTKCIGVEYVKNGQRKKVFANKEVILSGGAINSPQLLMLSGIGNADDLKKLGIPVICHLPGVGQNLQDHLEVYVQQKCTKPITLYSAQKPLNMVRIGLEWLWKFTGEGATSHLESGGFIRSEPGVPHPDIQFHFLPSQVIDHGRVASTMEAYQVHVGPMRSTSVGWLKLKSSDPNDHPIIEPNYLSTERDVWEFRQCVKLTREIFAQKAFEKFRGPEVRPGDNVQSDEEIDAFIRQKADSAYHPSCTCKMGQPSDSTAVVDPQTKVIGVENLRVVDASIMPSVVTGNLNAPTIMIAEKAADIIKGLPALQEKNVPVYKPKTLETQR; this is encoded by the exons ATGTCACATTTAATGAAAGGATTTAAATGTCACAGTCCTGTGATGTGCAAAGTAGCAGGAAGCCTGTTTAGAATACACACATTAAAGAACACATTACGCATCAATGAACAGCAATTCAAAATTTCACGTGCATCATCTCAGCTGAGCTCTGAAAAGGCAAACTCTTATAATTACATCATCGTGGGAGCTGGTTCAGCGGGCTGTGTGTTGGCCAACAGGCTGACAGAAGACCCGCAGAGTACTGTGCTGCTTTTGGAAGCAGGCCCTAAAGACACCCTGCTCGGCAGCAAAAGGCTGATGTGGAAGATTCACATGCCCGCTGCCTTAACCTACAACCTCTGCGATGAGAAATACAACTGGTACTACCACACCACGGCCCAGAGGCACATGGATAACCGGGTGATGTACTGGCCCCGGGGCAGGGTGTGGGgcggctcctcctccctcaATGCCATGGTCTATGTCCGCGGGCACGCCGAGGACTACAACcgctggagcaggcagggcgCTCTGGGCTGGGACTATGAGCACTGCCTGCCCTATTTTAAGAAGGCACAGACTCACGAACTGGGGCCGGATCAGTACAGAGGTGGGAATGGCCCCCTGCACGTGTCGAGAGGGAAATCAAACCATCCTCTTCATCAGGCATTCCTGGAGGCAGCCCAGCAAGCTGGGTATCCCTTCACAGATGACATGAATGGCTATCAGCAGGAGGGCTTTGGCTGGATGGACATGACTATACACCAAG GTCAAAGATGGAGCACAGCTAGTGCTTATCTTCGCCCAGCCATATCACGCCCAAATTTCTCAGTTGCAGAGAAGACACTTGTAACAAAAATCTTGTTCCAAGGAACAAAATGCATTGGTGTTGAGTATGTGAAAAATGGGCAAAGGAAAAAG GTTTTTGCCAATAAAGAAGTTATTTTAAGTGGAGGTGCCATAAATTCTCCCCAGCTGCTTATGTTGTCTGGAATTGGAAATGCAGATGATCTAAAAAAACTGGGGATCCCTGTCATTTGCCATCTtcctg GAGTGGGCCAGAACCTTCAAGATCATTTAGAAGTGTATGTCCAGCAAAAGTGCACCAAACCTATTACTCTATATAGTGCACAAAAGCCACTTAACATGGTGAGGATTGGTCTCGAATGGCTTTGGAAATTTACAG GTGAAGGAGCCACTTCCCACTTAGAATCTGGTGGTTTCATCCGAAGTGAACCGGGGGTTCCTCACCCTGACATTCAGTTCCACTTTCTTCCATCTCAGGTGATTGACCATGGTCGGGTTGCTTCCACAATGGAAGCTTACCAG GTCCACGTGGGACCCATGAGGAGCACAAGTGTGGGCTGGCTGAAGCTGAAGAGTTCAGACCCGAATGACCATCCCATCATTGAGCCCAACTACCTGTCCACAG AAAGAGATGTGTGGGAGTTCCGCCAGTGTGTCAAGTTGACCAGAGAGATCTTTGCTCagaaagcttttgaaaaatttcGTGGGCCTGAAGTTCGACCAGGAGACAATGTTCAATCTGATGAAGAAATAGATGCTTTCATAAGGCAGAAGGCTGATAGTGCTTATCATCCTTCCTGCACCTGTAAAATGGGTCAGCCTTCAGACAGCACTGCTGTAGTGGATCCCCAAACAAAAGTAATCGGTGTTGAAAACTTGAGAGTAGTTGATGCTTCAATAATGCCCAGTGTTGTCACTGGAAACTTGAACGCCCCAACTATCATGAtagcagaaaaagctgcagaTATAATTAAGGGTCTCCCAGcacttcaggagaaaaatgttcCTGTATATAAGCCCAAGACCTTGGAAACACAGAGATAA
- the ACTR8 gene encoding actin-related protein 8: MTQAEKGEAENGKDKERDREREQRGVKRPIVPAAVPESLQEQIQSNFIVVIHPGSTTLRLGRATDTLPAGIPHVIARRHKQQGQAAYRDSWLLRDGLSKPESTEQRQNGLKMVDQAIWSKKMSNGARRIPVSPDQARSYNRQMRPAILDHSSGAKWTNTSNHPEFLVGEEALYVNPLDCYNIHWPIRRGQLNLHAGPGGSLTAVLADLEVIWSYAIQKYLEIPLKDLKYYRCILLIPDIYNKQHVKELVNMILMKMGFSGIIVHQESVCATFGSGLSSACIVDVGDQKTSVCCVEDGVSHRNTRLCLAYGGSDVSRCFYWLMQRAGFPYRDCQLTNKLDCLLLQHLKETFCHLDQDISGLQDHEFQIRHPDSPALLYQFRLGDEKLQAPMALFYPATFGIVGQKMTILQHRSQGDPEDPHDEHYLLATQSKQEQSSKATADRKSMSKPGAFEGELRGQSSDISERIYPQEVELGSSQGDCMIPGNDSEEPLTSHMSRKTAISQFEGKALGLDKAILHSIDCCASDDTKKKMYSSILVVGGGLMFHKAQEFLQHRILNKMPPSFRRVVENVEVITRPKDMDPRLIAWKGGAVLACLDTTQELWIYQREWQRFGVRMLRERAAFVW, encoded by the exons ATGACCCAGGCGGAGAAAGGCGAGGCGGAGAACGGCAAGGACAAGGAGCGGGACCGGGAGCGCGAGCAGCGCGGCGTGAAGCGGCCCATCGTGCCCGCCGCCGTGCCCGAGTCCCTGCAGGAG caAATACAGAGCAACTTCATCGTGGTGATCCACCCCGGCTCGACCACCCTGCGGCTCGGGCGGGCCACGGACACGCTGCCCGCGGGCATCCCGCACGTGATCGCGCGGCGGCAcaagcagcagggccaggcgGCCTACAGGGACAGCTGGCTCCTCCGGGACGGCCTCAGT AAACCTGAAAGTACTGAGCAGAGACAAAATGGCCTTAAAATGGTGGACCAAGCAATATGGTCCAAAAAGATGTCGAATGGAGCAAGGCGCATACCAGTGTCCCCTGATCAG GCCAGGTCATACAACAGACAGATGAGGCCTGCCATTTTGGATCACAGCTCTGGGGCCAAGTGGACAAACACATCAAATCATCCTGAATTTTTGGTAGGAGAAGAG GCATTGTATGTTAATCCATTAGATTGTTATAATATCCATTGGCCCATTAGAAGAGGGCAGCTGAATCTCCACGCAGGACCTGGTGGTTCGCTCACTGCAGTACTGGCAGACCTGGAAGTTATATGGTCATACGCAATACAAAAATACCTGGAAATACCACTGAAAGACCTAAAG TACTACAGATGCATTTTACTAATTCCAGACATCTATAATAAACAACACGTGAAAGAACTGGTAAATATGATCTTAATGAAGATGGGCTTCTCAG GGATTATTGTGCACCAGGAGTCTGTCTGTGCTACCTTTGGAAGTGGTTTAAGCAGTGCATGTATTGTAGATGTGGGAGATCAGAAGACAAGTGTTTGCTGTGTAGAAGATGGTGTTTCCCATCGCAACACCAG GCTGTGCCTTGCCTATGGAGGATCTGATGTGTCAAGGTGCTTTTATTGGCTTATGCAACGAGCAGGATTCCCATATAGAGACTGCCAGTTAACTAATAAGTTGGACTGCCTGCTGCTTCAGCACCTAAAGGAGACATTTTGTCATCTAGATCAG GATATTTCTGGATTACAAGATCACGAGTTCCAAATTCGGCATCCAGATTCTCCAGCTTTATTGTACCAGTTCCGATTGGGGGATGAAAAATTAcag GCACCCATGGCTCTGTTTTATCCTGCAACTTTTGGAATTGTTGGacaaaaaatgacaattttGCAGCACAGGTCACAAGGTGACCCTGAGGATCCTCATGATGAACATTATCTGCTGGCCACACAAAGTAAGCAGGAGCAG tCTTCAAAAGCTACAGCTGACAGAAAATCTATGTCAAAGCCTGGTGCATTTGAGGGAGAATTGAGAGGCCAATCCTCAGACATTTCAGAGAGGATCTACCCACAAGAAGTGGAACTGGGATCTTCGCAGGGTGACTGTATGATACCTGGCAATGATTCAGAGGAACCTTTAACTTCACACATGTCCAGGAAAACTGCTATTTCTCAGTTTGAAGGCAAAGCCTTGGGCCTGGACAAAGCCATCCTTCATAGTATTGACTGCTGTG CATCTGATGATACAAAAAAGAAGATGTACAGCTCCATCTTAGTAGTGGGAGGAGGCCTTATGTTTCATAAAGCTCAGGAGTTTCTTCAACACCGAATTCTCAACAAAATGCCACCTTCTTTCAGAAGAGTTGTTGAAAATGTTGAGGTCATCACAAGGCCTAAG GATATGGATCCACGTTTAATTGCCTGGAAAGGAGGTGCAGTTTTGGCCTGTCTGGACACAACTCAGGAGCTGTGGATATACCAGAGGGAGTGGCAGCGTTTTGGTGTCAGGATGTTACGGGAGCGAGCTGCCTTTGTGTGGTAA
- the SELENOK gene encoding selenoprotein K, giving the protein MVYISNGQVLDNQSRAPWSLSSITDFFWSIADFVVLFFQSIIQPDLRRRGYTSSSYSGYHDRRGPPAPPRRRMGRINHWGGGPSPPPMAGGGUGR; this is encoded by the exons ATGGTCTACATCTCCAACG GACAAGTTTTGGATAACCAGAGTCGGGCTCCCTGGAGTTTGTCATCTATAACAGATTTCTTCTGGTCGATAGCAGATTTTGTGGTTCTATT tttccagAGCATTATTCAACCAGATTTGAGAAGAAGAGGCTACACATCTTCCTCCTATTCAGGATACCATGACAGAAGAGg gcCTCCAGCACCTCCTCGCCGTAGGATGGGCCGAATAAATCACTGGGGTGGAGGCCCCAGTCCACCACCAATGGCTGGAGGTGGATGAGGAAGGTAA